In the Deltaproteobacteria bacterium genome, GCCGTCCCGTGTTCGCGCTGCTCTGGAAGGATCTGCAGATCGAGTTTCGCACCAAGGAAACCTTGGCGTCGCTGCTGATGCTCGGATTGCTGACGCTGTTGATCCTGAGTTTTGCCTTCGATCCTATGAGCGAGCTGCGCGGCGAGGCGGCCCCGGCGGTGTTGTGGGTGGTGGTGATCTTCGCCGGCGTGCTGGGGATCAATCGCTCGTTCCTCACCGAGCGCGAGAACGAGTGCTTACACGGTTTGCTGCTCGCGCCGGTCGATCGCGGCACGATCTATCTCGCCAAGGTCGCCGGCAATGTGCTCTTCATGGTGGCGGCACAACTGATCGTGGGACCGATCTTCGTCCTGTTTTTCAATCTGCCGCTGACTTTGGCGTTGCTCCGCTTGGCGGCGGTGGTGCTGCTCGGCCTGATCGGCTTCGCGGCGGTGGGCAGTCTGTTCGCGGCGATAGCCGTGCGCACCCGCGCGCGCGAGGTCATGCTGCCGCTGCTGCTGCTGCCGCTCGCAGTCCCCGTGTTGATCGCGGGGGTCAAAGCGAGCGACCGCATTCTGGCCGGCAAGACTCTTGGCGACGTCAGCCAGTGGCTGCATCTGCTGCTCGGCTTTGATCTGGTCTTCCTGGTTGTCGGCTGGTTGCTGTTTGAATATGCTGTCGAAGAATGACGTTCGTCTGAGGTGATGATGTCGACCGGACGCCGGCTTGCCGATGTAGTGCTCGCGCCCCTCAGCGGGGTGACGATGCTGCTCGCGCTTTATATGGTTTTTGTTTACGTGCCCAGCGACAAGGTGCAGGGGATCGTGCAACGCATCTTCTACTTCCACGTGCCGTTGGCCATCCTGACTTTTGTCGCCTTCGGTCTCGTGGCGCTGGCGAGCGCGTTGTTCTTGTGGCGAGGGACGCGCTTCTGGGATCGCTTGGCGCACTCGGCGGCGGAAGTCGGCATGATGTTTTGCACCCTAATGCTGGTGACCGGCACGATCTGGGCGCGGCCGATCTGGGGGACCTGGTGGACCTGGGATGCGCGCCTCACGTCGGCACTGATTCTGTGGCTGATTTATGCGGCGTATCTCATGCTGCGCGAATTTTCCGCGACCAGTGACCAAGCCGCGCGCTATGCCGCCGTGCTCGGCATTGTCGGCTCGATCGACATTCCGATCATCAATCGCGCCGTGTACTGGTGGCGCACCATCCATCCGGCGGTCTTGGTCACCCGCGAGGGCGGCTCCGGGCTTGAAGATCCGCGCATGCAGGCGACGTTGCTGGTCAGCTTCCTCGCGTTTGCGGCGCTGCTCGGCTGGCTGCTATGGGTGCGCAACGAAAGCGCGCGCCTGCACGACGAGGTTGAGGTGCTGCACCAGCAACTCCTCGCCGAGCACGAACGCTGATCGGATCGAGACCATGACAAATTTTCCGTTCCTGTTTGCGGCATACACGGCGATCTGGGTGCTCCTGTTTCTGTACATCGCCAGCATCGGGCGCCGGAACCACTCGTTGCAGCGCGAAATTGACGAGCTGCACAAACTGATCAAGCGCCACGGTGACAGCGGGCGGGCGCAGGAGACGAATCGATGAGCGAGGCGCGCTTTCCGCGGCAAGTGCCGGGCATTCCGCGAGCGTCGGAGCATCATGAGCTCCGTGAAGACGTCGTGTACGACGAAGTAGCCGGCGTGCCGCTGCGCTACGATTTCTATCGCCCGCTGCGCGTTGATGCACCGACGCCGGCCGTTGTCGTCGTCCACGGCGGTGGTTGGGCGAACGGCGACCCGAGCCAGGCGGCCGGCTACGGCCTCCATTTTGCGCGTCGCGGCATCGCCACGATCTCGATTTCGTATCGCTTGGCACCGCTGCACCCGTTTCCCGCAGCACTCGATGATGTGCGTCGGGGTCTACGCTTTGTGCGGGCCGAAGCGGCGCAGTTCAACGTCGACCCAAGCCGTCTCGTGCTGCTCGGCATGTCGGCAGGCGCCCATCTGGTCATGCTCGCTCACGTCGCGCGCGGGTTGCCGCAGCTTGCACCGGATCTCCCGGTTGCGTTGCGCGCGGTGTCGGAGGACGTGCGCGGCGTCATCGCGCACTACGGGCCATTCGATCTGCGTCGTCGGCTGGTAACGGACGGACCCGACGCTATCGCCGGGTTTCTCGGCCCGCGGCATGCCGAGCCCGAGTGGGCAGCCCTGGCCTCACCGGTGTTGCATGCCACGCATGCGACCGCGCCGACCTTGCTCATTCATGGGACCGGGGACCAAGTTGTCTCGCATCGCGAATCGCAACGAATGGCCGAGGCATTGCGCGCCGCCGGTCGGGAAGTCGAGCTGCTGGTCCTCGACGGTGCCCCGCACGCATTCCAGATTGATTGGCGCGGGGACTACAATCGCCACTCCAATGCGGCCATCGATTCATTCTTGGGGCAGCGCTTCGATCTGCATCGACACGCCCAGGCTGCTGCAAGCTAGACGACGGAGATTGTGTGACCACCATGCATCATGACATCGAGCTACCCGCCATCGGCCCCGAAGAGCGCGTCGCGACGGCATTCCCGTCGCTGTTCAATTGGGAATACAAAACGCGTCACGATGAGCTGATGCGCCTGTACGAGAAGGGCAAGCAGATGCAGTGGAACGCGTCGACCGATATCGACTGGTCCATCGACGTCGATCCCGAGCGCGAGACCGTCCAGGACCACGACGTCATGGACGCGATCCTGCAACCGCCACAGAAGCTCGACACGCGCGCGCGGCGGCGGATGAATCATCACATGAACGCGTGGATGTTGTCGCAGTTCATGCACGGCGAACAAGGCGCGCTGCTGGCCACCGCCGAGATCGTCAACACGGTTCCGTGGATCGAGGCGAAGTTTTACGCCGCCAATCAAGTGGCCGACGAAGCCCGCCACGTCGAGGTGTATCGCCGCTACCTGACCGAAAAGATGGGGCTCAGCTACGCCGTCAATCCGCACTTGCGCACGTTGCTGAATCAGATCATCGGCGATTCGCGCTGGGACATGATCTATCTCGGCATGCAGATCATGGTCGAGGGCCTCGCCTTGGCGGCATTTGGCCTGATGAAGTTCACCCAAGCGGACGAGCCGCTGATCCAGCAGATCACGTCCGCAGTGATGCGCGATGAGGCGCGTCATGTCGCCTTCGGTGTGCTGTCGCTGCAAGACCTCTACACGAAGGAGCTGTCGTCGACCGAACTGCGCGAGCGCGAGGAGTTCGTCATCGAGGCGACCGTGCTGATGCGCGATCGGCTGCTGATGGAAGAGGTGTGGGACCGCATCGGGCTCGATCCCAAGGTGTGGCTACCTTGGTCGCTGTCGACCCCGTTCATGATCGGCTTCCGCCAGATGCTGTTCTCGAAGATCGTTCCGAACCTCAAACGGCTCGGACTGCTGACCCCACGGGTCCGGGCCAAGTACGCCGAGCTGAATATCCTACAGTTTGAATCGATGCCTGATTCCACGATCGACGAGGAAGTCGCGATGCCTCCCGCGTTGGCCACCTTCTTCGCGCGGTTGGTGCAGGCGGGCGTTCAACTGCCAGGTGTGGACGCCAACTGAAGCCGGCACGAGTGCGCTGGAGTGCCGAGGTACGTGGCCGATGCCGACGATCAGTTTTGGAAAGACCGCAACTTCTGGGCTGGTGTGTCGTTAGACCGTCGTAACCGCTGCGTTCCCTGGCCATGATCTCAAAAAGGTTGACCGCTTCCGACTCTGAAGTGAGCGGTGCTTCGCCTGGAGTGAGCGGAGCGGCGGTGGCCGCCAGCTTCTGTGGCCGCGGGCCGCCGTAGAAACCGCCGCCAGACCCGTTTACAACGGGTTGGGTTTTTACTATTTGAAGCCCCGTTGCGTTCGACGTTGGGTCGAGCGACGGCACTAAAGAGTTGGTAACAAGGAACCGTAACTACAACCACTGGAGGAGACCTATGAAGCGCATGATTACGATTGCTCTTGCCGCCCTGCTACTCGCGGGCGCTCCGCTCGCCGCCATGGCTCAGGCCGAAGGCACGACTGCCGACCAGCCTGCCAAGGGCAAGAGCCACAAGGGTGGCAAGAAGGGCGGCCACAAGAAGGGTGGCAAGAAGACACCAAAGGCAGACAAGCCTGCCGGCGGAGAGATGAAGTAACTCTCACCGATCGCTGGGCAGCGGCACACCGCCGCTGCCCAGCGTGCCTTCGATCCCCCCGTCGCGGGCCACCCGCGATAGATCGTCTTCTAGTTACACGCCTTCTTGTACAGATCACTGAGTTTGTTTCTCAGCTCCGCGTCGCTCAGACCCGGCATTGCGGGCTTCAGCGCGGTGAGCTGCTCGCACGATTTGTCCTTCTTCCCGGTCGCCAGTGTCAGGCGCGCGGTTTCGTACGATGCTTCGTACCACGGCACGTCGCCCGCTCGCGCGACCTTGAGAAACCGTTGCCAGTAGCCGAGTGCGGCGTTGAGGTTCTTCTGCCCCTCGGCAATGTGAGAGAGCCCGCGTAACGCGGCCAGCGAGTTCGGGTCTGCGCTCAGTACCTCTTGATACAACGCGTTGGCCTTCTCCAGCTCGTCGGCACCTTCGTAGAGGCGCGCGAGTGTGAGCTTGGTCTTGTTGCCGCCCTCGGACTCGGTCGGCAGCAGCTCGTAGAGCCGCAGCGCGACCTGTTGTGCCGCGGGCCACGCCTGCGCATCGCCCTTCGCCTTGCGTCGTGTCCCTTCCTTGATGAAGGCGGTGGCCAACGCCTCGATCGCCTCATTCTTGCCGTCGGCCCGCAGGACCGTGCCGTGCTGGCGGATCTCGGCTTCCGCGTCGGTAAAGCGGCCGAGCCGTTGCATCGCGCCCAAGCGCAGGCGCACCACCTGCGGGAACAGATCCGACTCATCGGGATACTTCTTCTCGAAGTCGGCCAAGCCGGCGAGCGCCTGATCGTCGCGCGGCTCAGCGGCCAGACTCGCGTAGACGGCGTTCATCACCGCCGCCTTCGCGCGCAGCTCCGGCAGTGGGACGCTCTTGTCGCCGCTGCGCTCGTACGCGGTCGAGGCCTGGGTGAACTGGGCAAGGTCTTGGCCGATGGCGGCGATGACCGCGTCGCGCTCAGCCCCGGTCGGTTTCTTCTCGTCGCCGCCCTGCAAGATCTCGAAGCGGCACTGCAGCGAGCCGAAGCGCGCCCGCAATTCGAAGCCCGGATCGCCACTGACGCGCTGGTAGGCATCGAGCGCGACGCCGAATTGTTTGTGCGCCTGCAGCCATTCGCCGAGTCGATAGCGTGCCTCGTAGGCATTGTGATGATCGCCGTAACGCGACAAGTACGTCCGCATCGCGTCTTCGTAGCTTTGGGTGTCGGCCTCCGGGCTCTTGGCGGCGAGCGCTTCGAGCGCCTTGAAGCGCAGATAGGCGGCGTCGGCGCCGTAGGCTGGGTCGCCTTTTGCCAGCGCCGCCGCGAACTGCGTCGCCGCCGCTTGATAGTCGCCGGCTTGAAAGACACAGAGTCCCAGCAGGTAGTGCGCTTCCTGTTCGACGCGTTTCGAGTCGGCATCGCTGCTGGCGACGATTGCTTCGAGCAGCGGTCGCGCCGCTTTGTAGTCGTTCTTCTGCATGAGGAGGCGAGCGACGCTCCATTTGGCGGCTGGGCTGTTGGCGTTGGCGCTGAAGTCTTCCGGCTTCTCCTCTGCCTGCATCAAGCCGTCGACCTTCTCTTGCCATCCCGGGCCGGCGCGGCGCAGTTGATCCATCGCCGCCAGCGCCTCTTGCCGATAGTGTCCGGCTTGCGATCCGCCCGTCTTGGCGGCGCCCAGCAGCGCCCGCACGCGGTAGTAACGGATCAGCGACGCATCGGCCGAGTCGGCCGCGAGCAAAGTGTCCGCGAGCCGGATCGTCTCCGGAAACTTGCCGCTGCGAAACGAGGCGTCGAGCATGCCGAGGCGCGCCTTACCGCGGCGTTCGGCGGAGGCATCCTTGTCGTCGACGACGATCTGAAAATCGCGGATAGCCCAATCATAGTTACCGAGTTCCAAGTGGCACAGCCCGCGGCCGAGCAAACTCTCGGTGATGAGTTCGCTGCGGCGATCGCCGACCGCAAATTCCGAGAACCCGCGCTCGGCCTTCTCCAGCAGCTCTTTGCGCGGCTCACCGGTGTAGAGCCGCGCGCCGTAGTAGTGCAGCCAGTTGAGGAAGTAGAGCGCTTGCGCGGCGACCGCTTGCGACTCCTTCCACTCGGTCGACTCGTACAGGGCATCGAGATCGCCGTCCTGGTCCATGATGTTCTTGGCCAGTCGTTCCAGCTTGCCGCTGTTGCTGTCGTAGATGCGATCGAGGGGGGCGCTCACCGCCTCGTAGACCCCGAGGAGCGTCTCCTTCTCGCGCGCTTCGGCGCCGGCGCGCACGGCTTTGTCGCTGAGATCGATGAAGCCTAAACCGAGCTGGCCGAGTTGCTGAATGGCGGCTTGCTGGGCGCGCGCGTCGAACCGGTTGGCGGCCTGTTGCGCGCTGATGTCGCTCGCGATCTGCTTGGCGCGCGCCCGCAAGTCGGCCGGCGTTGATTGAGTTGCTGCTCGGCCGACGGCGGCGAAGAGGAGAAACGCGACTGTCGCGCGCGCCACTCCGTTACGTAACCGGTTCACGACAGCTCGCCGAGGAATTTGGCCATCTCGACCTTCCAGCGCGAGCCGAAGGTGAGGACGACGACTTCCTTCATCAACGCCTTCTGCTGGTCGAGTTGGATCAACTCACCGCCACCATCGGCCGCGATGTCGCCGAAGACTTGCGACACCTGTTTGTAGAATTCCGGCATTGGCGACGGTTGGAACGGCTCCTTGCCGTGCAGCGAGCGCCACATCTGGTGATCAAACTCTTCGTGCATCCGCCGGGTGACGTCGACGGTGCTGACATAGCCTCCGTCCTTACGCCACTTGCGCACCAGGTCGCGGACATCCTCGACGTCTTCCGGATGCGGCGGCGAGCCGCCGACGAGCACGATGATCTTCTTCGACTGCTTGCGCCAACTGAGTTCCTTCACGGCGGCGTCCATGCCTTCTTTGACGGCCTCTTCCCAATCGCCGCCGCCTTCGGCGGTTACGTGAGAGAGGAACTCGCGCAGCTTGTCGGTGCGGAAGCTGAGGTCGCTCCACTTCACCACGTAGTCGTCACCCTTGTCGCGGTAGACGACGATGCCGATGCGCGCCGTGGGCACCATCTTCTGCATCGTGGTGACCAGTTGCGTGAGCCTTTGCTTCACATCGTCGATGACGAACTGCATGCTGTCGGTCGTGTCGATGACGAGCGCGATGTCGAGGCCCGTCTTACGCAGACCGCCGACGTAGTCGCCGAAGCCGCCGCCGAGGCCGCCGATTCCGCCCGAGCCGAAGGACAGCGTCGTGGCCGCGGTGTCGATCGTAGGTCCGGCTCCGAGCTTGGGTCCCAAGCCGGCTAGGCGCGGCATCTCGGGCGCCTTGACGTTCTGGACCACCGGTCCGCGCGGTCGTGCCTGCTGCGGCACCGCGCGCTGGACGTTGAGCACGCCTTCCAGATCCTGCAGCGACGCGGCGCCTTGCCAGTCATCTGGTCCCGCTACGTCTTCGACCACGGTGACCTTCACTTGCTCGGCCTTCTTGATCACCGTGAGAGTCACCGTGCCGAGAACGATCAACAGGCCGACGTGCACCGCGGCGGAAACGCCGAACCAGCGCAGCCCACTGAGCCGCTTGCCCGACCACGGATCGAACCGCACCGGGTCCGGTCGTTTGGAAGAATCGTCGGCCATCGCGAGCGGTCAGTGCGCGACGTGGCGTTCCGCAGCGATCGCAACCTGTTGCGCGCCCGCTTTCTGCGCCGTGGATAAGATCTTCACGGCGTTGCCAAACAACACCTCGCGATCGCCTTCGAGCACGACGGGAATGTCGGGTCGCGCGCTGACCAGACCGCGCAGCACTTGTTCGAGGTCGTCGAAAGCCGTGGGCTGGCTGTTGACGTAGATATCGTTACTCGGCGTGATCATGATGGTGATCTCGCGCGGCTGCGACGTAGTCGCATCGACTTCCGGCAGCGAGATCTTGGCGCCGGATTCCACCATCGCGGCGCTGGTCACCATGAAGATGATCAGCAGCACCAGGAAGATGTCGGTGAGTG is a window encoding:
- a CDS encoding heme exporter protein CcmB; the protein is MFALLWKDLQIEFRTKETLASLLMLGLLTLLILSFAFDPMSELRGEAAPAVLWVVVIFAGVLGINRSFLTERENECLHGLLLAPVDRGTIYLAKVAGNVLFMVAAQLIVGPIFVLFFNLPLTLALLRLAAVVLLGLIGFAAVGSLFAAIAVRTRAREVMLPLLLLPLAVPVLIAGVKASDRILAGKTLGDVSQWLHLLLGFDLVFLVVGWLLFEYAVEE
- the ccsA gene encoding cytochrome c biogenesis protein CcsA, translated to MMSTGRRLADVVLAPLSGVTMLLALYMVFVYVPSDKVQGIVQRIFYFHVPLAILTFVAFGLVALASALFLWRGTRFWDRLAHSAAEVGMMFCTLMLVTGTIWARPIWGTWWTWDARLTSALILWLIYAAYLMLREFSATSDQAARYAAVLGIVGSIDIPIINRAVYWWRTIHPAVLVTREGGSGLEDPRMQATLLVSFLAFAALLGWLLWVRNESARLHDEVEVLHQQLLAEHER
- a CDS encoding CcmD family protein, coding for MTNFPFLFAAYTAIWVLLFLYIASIGRRNHSLQREIDELHKLIKRHGDSGRAQETNR
- a CDS encoding alpha/beta hydrolase; protein product: MSEARFPRQVPGIPRASEHHELREDVVYDEVAGVPLRYDFYRPLRVDAPTPAVVVVHGGGWANGDPSQAAGYGLHFARRGIATISISYRLAPLHPFPAALDDVRRGLRFVRAEAAQFNVDPSRLVLLGMSAGAHLVMLAHVARGLPQLAPDLPVALRAVSEDVRGVIAHYGPFDLRRRLVTDGPDAIAGFLGPRHAEPEWAALASPVLHATHATAPTLLIHGTGDQVVSHRESQRMAEALRAAGREVELLVLDGAPHAFQIDWRGDYNRHSNAAIDSFLGQRFDLHRHAQAAAS
- a CDS encoding ferritin-like domain-containing protein; its protein translation is MTTMHHDIELPAIGPEERVATAFPSLFNWEYKTRHDELMRLYEKGKQMQWNASTDIDWSIDVDPERETVQDHDVMDAILQPPQKLDTRARRRMNHHMNAWMLSQFMHGEQGALLATAEIVNTVPWIEAKFYAANQVADEARHVEVYRRYLTEKMGLSYAVNPHLRTLLNQIIGDSRWDMIYLGMQIMVEGLALAAFGLMKFTQADEPLIQQITSAVMRDEARHVAFGVLSLQDLYTKELSSTELREREEFVIEATVLMRDRLLMEEVWDRIGLDPKVWLPWSLSTPFMIGFRQMLFSKIVPNLKRLGLLTPRVRAKYAELNILQFESMPDSTIDEEVAMPPALATFFARLVQAGVQLPGVDAN
- a CDS encoding tetratricopeptide repeat protein, giving the protein MNRLRNGVARATVAFLLFAAVGRAATQSTPADLRARAKQIASDISAQQAANRFDARAQQAAIQQLGQLGLGFIDLSDKAVRAGAEAREKETLLGVYEAVSAPLDRIYDSNSGKLERLAKNIMDQDGDLDALYESTEWKESQAVAAQALYFLNWLHYYGARLYTGEPRKELLEKAERGFSEFAVGDRRSELITESLLGRGLCHLELGNYDWAIRDFQIVVDDKDASAERRGKARLGMLDASFRSGKFPETIRLADTLLAADSADASLIRYYRVRALLGAAKTGGSQAGHYRQEALAAMDQLRRAGPGWQEKVDGLMQAEEKPEDFSANANSPAAKWSVARLLMQKNDYKAARPLLEAIVASSDADSKRVEQEAHYLLGLCVFQAGDYQAAATQFAAALAKGDPAYGADAAYLRFKALEALAAKSPEADTQSYEDAMRTYLSRYGDHHNAYEARYRLGEWLQAHKQFGVALDAYQRVSGDPGFELRARFGSLQCRFEILQGGDEKKPTGAERDAVIAAIGQDLAQFTQASTAYERSGDKSVPLPELRAKAAVMNAVYASLAAEPRDDQALAGLADFEKKYPDESDLFPQVVRLRLGAMQRLGRFTDAEAEIRQHGTVLRADGKNEAIEALATAFIKEGTRRKAKGDAQAWPAAQQVALRLYELLPTESEGGNKTKLTLARLYEGADELEKANALYQEVLSADPNSLAALRGLSHIAEGQKNLNAALGYWQRFLKVARAGDVPWYEASYETARLTLATGKKDKSCEQLTALKPAMPGLSDAELRNKLSDLYKKACN
- a CDS encoding VWA domain-containing protein, giving the protein MADDSSKRPDPVRFDPWSGKRLSGLRWFGVSAAVHVGLLIVLGTVTLTVIKKAEQVKVTVVEDVAGPDDWQGAASLQDLEGVLNVQRAVPQQARPRGPVVQNVKAPEMPRLAGLGPKLGAGPTIDTAATTLSFGSGGIGGLGGGFGDYVGGLRKTGLDIALVIDTTDSMQFVIDDVKQRLTQLVTTMQKMVPTARIGIVVYRDKGDDYVVKWSDLSFRTDKLREFLSHVTAEGGGDWEEAVKEGMDAAVKELSWRKQSKKIIVLVGGSPPHPEDVEDVRDLVRKWRKDGGYVSTVDVTRRMHEEFDHQMWRSLHGKEPFQPSPMPEFYKQVSQVFGDIAADGGGELIQLDQQKALMKEVVVLTFGSRWKVEMAKFLGELS
- a CDS encoding biopolymer transporter ExbD, whose translation is MALGSFRKRAKSPIVAEINITPLTDIFLVLLIIFMVTSAAMVESGAKISLPEVDATTSQPREITIMITPSNDIYVNSQPTAFDDLEQVLRGLVSARPDIPVVLEGDREVLFGNAVKILSTAQKAGAQQVAIAAERHVAH